A region of Dermabacter vaginalis DNA encodes the following proteins:
- a CDS encoding histidine phosphatase family protein, with product MASRLILVRHGQTDYNFSGRIQGASDIPLNETGLAQARAVGESLSADESVVAVYSSPLGRAKSTAEAVAAPHGLEVMSDARLRERGFGDWEGLTRDEIEKGWPFEFALWRAGVSSVLEKARVEHRADVARRFDAACREFSARHESGTVVVVAHGAAISLGLAAMIGAGEGDFRGLASMDNCHRAVVEVMRRSEGAGWVRLTSLNLPPDFAAAQ from the coding sequence ATGGCTTCCCGCCTCATTCTTGTGCGCCACGGACAAACCGACTACAACTTCAGCGGCCGTATCCAAGGCGCTTCCGACATTCCGCTCAACGAAACTGGTCTCGCGCAAGCACGCGCCGTAGGCGAGTCCCTCTCGGCTGACGAATCCGTGGTAGCCGTGTACAGCTCGCCGCTCGGTCGGGCGAAAAGCACGGCAGAGGCGGTCGCAGCGCCCCACGGACTCGAGGTCATGTCCGACGCTCGCCTGCGCGAACGTGGTTTCGGCGACTGGGAAGGGCTTACCCGCGACGAGATCGAAAAGGGCTGGCCGTTCGAGTTCGCGCTGTGGCGTGCTGGCGTATCGAGTGTCCTCGAGAAGGCGCGAGTTGAGCACAGGGCAGATGTGGCGCGTCGCTTCGATGCGGCCTGCCGTGAGTTTTCCGCGCGTCACGAATCCGGCACGGTCGTCGTGGTCGCCCACGGCGCCGCGATTTCCCTTGGTCTCGCCGCGATGATCGGTGCTGGTGAAGGTGATTTCCGTGGGCTCGCAAGCATGGATAATTGCCACCGCGCGGTCGTTGAGGTGATGCGTCGAAGTGAAGGCGCAGGGTGGGTGAGGCTCACATCACTGAACCTCCCACCGGATTTCGCTGCCGCCCAATGA
- the rsfS gene encoding ribosome silencing factor — translation MTATQESIDMARIAGQAAADKLAGNVIALDVSEQLVITDVFVVCSGDSERQVNAIVNGVEEEMFKAGYKPKRREGEKDARWILLDFTDIVVHVQHAEDRAFYALERLWRDAPTIDLDLDLGPEAETQAE, via the coding sequence GTGACCGCAACCCAGGAATCCATCGACATGGCCCGCATCGCCGGGCAGGCTGCAGCCGACAAGCTCGCGGGAAATGTCATCGCGCTCGATGTTTCGGAGCAGCTCGTGATCACCGACGTCTTCGTCGTGTGCTCAGGTGACTCGGAACGCCAGGTGAACGCGATCGTCAACGGCGTTGAAGAAGAAATGTTCAAGGCGGGCTACAAGCCGAAACGCCGCGAGGGCGAGAAGGATGCTCGCTGGATTCTCCTCGACTTTACCGACATCGTTGTGCACGTTCAGCATGCCGAGGACCGCGCGTTTTACGCCCTTGAACGCCTGTGGCGCGATGCCCCGACGATCGACCTCGACCTGGACCTTGGCCCCGAGGCTGAGACGCAGGCGGAGTAA
- the nadD gene encoding nicotinate-nucleotide adenylyltransferase, translating into MSAKRRIGVMGGTFDPIHHGHLVAASEVQSVFGLDQVIFVPTGRPWQKSGKEISDPEHRYLMTVVATAANPRFTVSRVDIDRPGQTYTIDTLRDLRAQLPNDDLFFITGADALTNILTWKDYSEIFDLAHFVGVTRPGHDINTEGLPPSGVTLIEVPAMAISSTDCRTRVKRGVPVWYLVPDGVVQYINKYKLYLGSEHDGN; encoded by the coding sequence ATGAGCGCAAAGCGCCGAATCGGCGTGATGGGTGGAACATTCGATCCGATCCATCACGGCCACCTCGTTGCCGCGAGCGAAGTCCAGTCGGTCTTCGGCCTCGACCAAGTGATTTTTGTGCCCACTGGGCGCCCCTGGCAAAAATCGGGCAAGGAGATTTCCGATCCCGAGCACCGCTACCTCATGACGGTTGTCGCGACGGCCGCGAATCCGCGGTTCACGGTCTCGCGCGTGGATATCGATCGCCCCGGCCAGACCTACACGATCGACACCCTCCGCGACCTCCGCGCGCAATTGCCAAACGATGACCTGTTCTTCATCACGGGCGCGGACGCTCTCACGAACATCCTCACATGGAAGGACTACAGCGAGATTTTTGACCTCGCGCATTTCGTGGGCGTGACGCGACCTGGCCATGACATCAACACCGAGGGCCTTCCGCCAAGCGGGGTGACCCTCATCGAGGTGCCCGCGATGGCGATTTCGTCAACTGACTGCCGCACGCGCGTCAAGCGGGGGGTACCGGTGTGGTACCTCGTCCCCGACGGCGTCGTGCAATACATCAACAAATACAAGCTCTATCTAGGAAGTGAGCATGACGGGAACTGA
- the obgE gene encoding GTPase ObgE has product MATFIDRAVLHITGGDGGNGCASIKREKFKPLAGPDGANGGDGGNVILEVSRNVTTLMDFHHLPHRRAESGGFGKGDFREGTKGADLVLQVPEGTVVRDKQGVFLADLVGEGTQFVAARGGKGGLGNAALASSKRKAPGFALLGEPGEERSLVLEMKSIADVALVGFPSAGKSSLIAAMSAARPKIADYPFTTLTPNLGVVEQEQFRFTMADVPGLIPGASEGKGLGLDFLRHIERCHVIVHVLDAATMEADRNPVHDLELIENELRTYAERLDSESSRLGLPPLMERPTVIVLNKVDMPDGSDMADMVREELAERGFPVLEVSALTRKGLRELALTLGALVEKQRKETPETERDERPTITLTPEDKDSSDFTITPEEFEGQLVYRIRGDKPERWVRQTAFANDEAVGYLADRLNRLGIEDELFKKGAKAGDTVVIGPGEDAVVFDWEPTMVTGAEFLGQRGTDMRLEERTRPTRQEKREVRRVRVQERMDRITAMEAERKSGHWSDPSKDD; this is encoded by the coding sequence ATGGCAACCTTCATTGACCGCGCCGTTCTCCACATCACCGGCGGTGATGGTGGCAACGGCTGCGCCTCGATTAAGCGCGAAAAGTTTAAGCCCCTCGCAGGCCCCGACGGCGCGAACGGCGGCGATGGTGGCAACGTGATCCTCGAGGTTTCGCGCAATGTCACGACTCTCATGGACTTCCATCATCTTCCTCACCGCCGTGCAGAGTCAGGCGGATTCGGCAAGGGTGATTTTCGCGAGGGGACGAAGGGCGCCGACCTCGTTCTCCAGGTGCCCGAAGGCACCGTGGTGCGCGATAAGCAGGGGGTGTTTCTCGCGGATCTCGTGGGTGAAGGTACGCAATTCGTGGCGGCACGCGGTGGCAAGGGTGGCCTTGGCAATGCGGCCCTCGCGAGCTCAAAGCGTAAGGCCCCGGGCTTTGCTCTCCTTGGGGAGCCCGGTGAGGAACGCTCTCTCGTTCTCGAGATGAAGTCCATCGCTGACGTGGCACTCGTAGGGTTCCCAAGCGCGGGCAAGAGCTCGCTCATTGCCGCGATGAGTGCGGCGCGCCCGAAGATTGCCGACTACCCCTTCACGACGCTCACGCCGAACCTTGGTGTGGTCGAACAGGAGCAGTTCCGCTTCACGATGGCGGACGTTCCCGGCCTGATCCCCGGTGCATCGGAAGGTAAGGGGCTAGGTCTCGATTTTCTTCGGCATATCGAGCGCTGTCACGTGATCGTGCACGTGCTCGATGCCGCAACGATGGAGGCGGATCGCAACCCGGTTCACGATCTCGAATTGATCGAGAATGAACTACGCACGTACGCCGAGAGGCTTGACAGCGAATCGAGCAGGCTCGGGTTGCCGCCGCTCATGGAGCGCCCCACGGTCATCGTGCTCAACAAGGTAGATATGCCTGATGGCTCGGATATGGCCGACATGGTGCGCGAGGAACTGGCCGAACGCGGTTTTCCCGTTCTTGAGGTCTCTGCACTTACCCGCAAGGGTCTTCGCGAGCTTGCGCTCACGCTCGGTGCGCTCGTCGAGAAGCAGCGCAAGGAAACCCCAGAAACCGAGCGTGATGAGCGCCCCACGATTACGCTCACGCCAGAAGATAAGGACTCGAGCGATTTCACGATCACCCCGGAGGAATTTGAGGGGCAGCTCGTGTACCGCATTCGCGGAGACAAGCCTGAGCGGTGGGTGCGCCAAACGGCCTTCGCGAACGACGAGGCCGTGGGCTACCTTGCCGATCGTCTTAACCGACTCGGTATCGAGGATGAGCTCTTCAAGAAGGGCGCTAAGGCTGGCGACACGGTCGTGATCGGCCCCGGCGAGGACGCGGTGGTGTTCGATTGGGAGCCGACCATGGTCACCGGTGCCGAGTTCCTTGGTCAGCGCGGTACGGATATGAGGCTCGAGGAGCGTACGCGCCCCACGCGCCAAGAAAAGCGCGAGGTGCGTCGAGTGCGCGTCCAGGAGCGCATGGACCGGATCACTGCGATGGAGGCGGAACGCAAATCCGGCCATTGGTCGGATCCCTCTAAGGACGATTAA
- the rpmA gene encoding 50S ribosomal protein L27, with protein sequence MASKKGVSSSKNGRDSNAQRLGVKRYAGQEVGAGEIIVRQRGTRFHPGQGVGRGGDDTLFALTEGVVEFARKRDRNVVNVVASA encoded by the coding sequence ATGGCATCAAAGAAGGGCGTTAGCTCCTCGAAGAACGGCCGCGACTCGAACGCTCAGCGCCTCGGCGTGAAGCGCTACGCGGGCCAGGAAGTTGGCGCTGGCGAGATCATCGTTCGTCAGCGCGGCACTCGCTTCCACCCCGGCCAGGGCGTTGGCCGTGGCGGCGACGACACGCTTTTCGCTCTCACCGAGGGCGTTGTGGAGTTTGCGCGTAAGCGCGACCGTAACGTGGTGAACGTGGTGGCCTCGGCCTGA
- the rplU gene encoding 50S ribosomal protein L21 — protein sequence MVYAIVRAGGRQEKVSVGDTIVINRVAGEAGDTVEFAPVLLVDGDKVTSAKEDLEKVTVTAEKIEDFRGSKVRILKFKNKTGYTKRQGHRQELTRLKVTKIA from the coding sequence GTGGTGTACGCAATCGTCCGCGCAGGCGGTCGTCAGGAGAAGGTGTCGGTCGGTGACACCATCGTGATCAACCGCGTGGCCGGCGAGGCGGGCGACACCGTAGAGTTCGCTCCCGTCCTCCTGGTTGACGGTGACAAGGTGACCTCCGCGAAGGAAGACCTCGAGAAGGTCACCGTGACCGCTGAAAAAATCGAGGATTTCCGCGGTTCCAAGGTTCGCATCCTCAAGTTTAAGAACAAGACCGGCTACACAAAGCGCCAGGGCCACCGTCAGGAACTGACTCGGCTCAAGGTCACGAAGATCGCCTGA
- a CDS encoding Rne/Rng family ribonuclease encodes MAEVDPLHESSSTEGASRPRRRTRRAAGAPAGAPKVGAEQQTQTSTAHTSVASQQSAVVSDAKPLNLRERRLAAKREEEQAHKAEAGAQASSEPGNSADASVSGATTPRAAETPTSVTSSNTTSSNTATENARSLAPENEAPEARNEAGAGDEKPFAAPDLSSDLKALADSRQSAEESEAASAPDMLDFASLLFQAPTPTLEPSEESGADDESEDSSDPFAEASVDITFGAPDLEAARRAAIERAERESREAARTERSAKKKHEADDESSSDEGEDSSGSESEKSGDLNGDDTQRSSRRRRRRGGRGRRGRGGKADDDSNQNGNDDEGAKEPSGNSSEAEGSGDNDDESGTSSRRRRRRRRHSGSSDEPQPDDPPNTVVKVREARDEVKAVKGSTRLEAKKQRRREGRESGRRRHSITESEFLARRESVKRTMIVRERPGRTQIVVLEDNILVEHYVAQKSHTSMVGNVYLGKVQNVLPSMEAAFVDIGRGRNAVLYAGEVNWDAAGLEGQPRRIESALKAGDPVLVQVTKDPIGHKGARLTSQISLPGRYLVYVPGGSMTGISRKLPDKERSRLKKILKSVVPAEAGVIVRTAAEGASEEELTRDVERLQKQWEKIEKASAKGKNAPTALSTEPDLAIKVVRDIFNEDFTSLIVEGENVYRELHEYISEVAPDLLERVTKHVGERDSFAKYRVDEQLMKAMDRKVYLPSGGSLVIDRTEAMTVVDVNTGKFTGTGGSLEETVTRNNLEAAEEIVRQLRLRDIGGIIVVDFIDMVLEANRDLVLRRMIECLSRDRTKHQVAEVTSLGLVQMTRKRVGAGLVETFSSMCESCNGRGIQIDLDGQHHHEPPAFDDEPKKSRRRSKKSRNAEGDSNKSRGRESKGSSADDKANAAKDAVQDLVDSKTASDVHRLEENEASRALARATIASIAAASTGHTAPEVVVDGQVIAPVEEQQATEPEEKSESAGATESPSEVDNASTETEATAVDHSEKPEGE; translated from the coding sequence ATGGCTGAAGTGGATCCTCTACACGAATCCTCAAGTACCGAGGGCGCCTCGCGCCCACGACGACGAACCCGCCGCGCCGCGGGGGCTCCCGCGGGCGCCCCAAAGGTGGGCGCTGAGCAACAGACACAAACGAGTACCGCGCACACGAGCGTGGCATCTCAGCAGAGCGCAGTTGTGAGCGATGCAAAGCCGCTCAACCTCCGCGAGCGCCGCCTTGCGGCCAAGCGAGAAGAAGAGCAGGCGCATAAGGCGGAAGCAGGCGCGCAGGCGTCTTCGGAACCGGGCAACTCAGCTGACGCGAGCGTATCCGGCGCGACCACGCCACGTGCCGCCGAAACCCCAACGAGCGTTACCTCCTCCAACACCACCTCCTCCAACACCGCCACCGAGAACGCGCGGAGCTTGGCTCCCGAAAACGAGGCACCGGAGGCGCGAAACGAGGCGGGTGCGGGTGACGAGAAGCCATTCGCGGCACCTGACCTCTCGAGTGACCTCAAGGCCCTTGCCGATTCTCGCCAGAGCGCCGAGGAGAGCGAGGCGGCGTCGGCCCCCGACATGTTGGACTTCGCGTCCCTCCTGTTCCAGGCCCCGACCCCCACCCTGGAGCCGAGTGAGGAGTCGGGCGCAGACGACGAAAGCGAAGACTCGAGCGACCCATTCGCCGAGGCCTCGGTGGACATTACCTTCGGTGCGCCCGATCTTGAGGCGGCCCGGCGTGCGGCGATCGAACGAGCGGAACGCGAATCGCGCGAAGCGGCCCGTACCGAGCGGAGCGCGAAAAAGAAGCACGAAGCTGACGACGAATCCTCGAGTGATGAGGGTGAGGATTCGAGCGGCAGCGAATCCGAGAAGTCCGGCGATCTGAACGGTGACGACACTCAGCGCAGCTCGCGCCGACGCCGCCGTCGCGGCGGACGCGGTCGTCGAGGTCGCGGCGGAAAAGCCGACGACGACTCGAACCAGAACGGCAATGATGATGAGGGGGCCAAGGAGCCCTCGGGCAACTCCTCCGAGGCTGAGGGCTCAGGTGACAACGATGACGAATCGGGCACGTCGAGCCGTCGCCGTCGCCGTCGCCGCCGTCACTCGGGAAGCTCCGATGAACCCCAGCCCGATGACCCGCCGAACACTGTCGTCAAGGTCCGCGAGGCTCGCGACGAGGTCAAGGCCGTTAAGGGGTCGACCCGCCTCGAGGCGAAGAAACAGCGCCGCCGCGAGGGCCGCGAGTCCGGAAGGCGCCGCCACTCGATCACTGAATCTGAGTTCCTCGCCCGCCGCGAGTCGGTGAAGCGCACGATGATCGTGCGGGAGCGCCCTGGGCGTACCCAGATCGTTGTTCTCGAGGACAACATCCTCGTGGAGCACTACGTCGCCCAGAAGTCACACACCTCGATGGTGGGCAACGTCTATCTCGGTAAAGTGCAGAACGTTCTCCCCTCGATGGAGGCGGCGTTCGTGGATATCGGCCGTGGCCGCAATGCCGTTCTTTACGCGGGTGAGGTGAACTGGGACGCTGCGGGGCTCGAAGGTCAGCCGCGCCGAATCGAATCAGCACTCAAAGCTGGCGACCCCGTTCTCGTGCAGGTCACGAAGGACCCCATCGGCCACAAGGGCGCGCGTCTCACAAGCCAGATTTCGCTTCCCGGTCGTTACCTCGTGTATGTCCCGGGCGGGTCGATGACCGGCATTAGCCGCAAGCTTCCGGATAAAGAGCGGTCGCGTCTCAAGAAGATCCTCAAGTCGGTCGTTCCCGCCGAAGCGGGCGTGATCGTCCGCACCGCCGCCGAAGGGGCCAGCGAAGAAGAGCTCACGCGCGACGTCGAACGCCTCCAGAAGCAGTGGGAAAAGATCGAGAAAGCGAGCGCCAAGGGGAAGAACGCCCCCACGGCCCTCTCGACCGAGCCCGACCTCGCAATCAAGGTCGTGCGCGATATTTTCAACGAAGACTTCACGTCGCTCATCGTCGAAGGTGAGAACGTCTATAGGGAGCTTCACGAGTACATCAGCGAAGTCGCCCCCGACCTTCTCGAACGTGTCACCAAGCACGTGGGGGAGAGGGATTCCTTCGCAAAGTACAGGGTGGACGAACAGCTCATGAAGGCCATGGATCGCAAGGTCTATCTGCCTTCGGGTGGCTCGCTCGTCATTGACCGCACCGAAGCCATGACCGTCGTGGACGTCAACACGGGCAAGTTCACGGGAACAGGCGGCTCGCTCGAGGAAACCGTGACGCGCAATAACCTCGAGGCGGCCGAAGAGATCGTACGTCAGCTTCGCCTTCGCGACATCGGCGGCATCATCGTCGTGGACTTCATCGACATGGTTCTCGAGGCTAACCGCGACCTCGTGCTCCGCCGCATGATCGAGTGCCTCTCTCGCGACCGCACGAAGCATCAGGTTGCGGAAGTGACGAGCCTCGGGCTCGTACAGATGACGCGTAAGCGCGTGGGCGCGGGCCTCGTGGAGACCTTCTCGAGCATGTGTGAATCGTGCAACGGGCGCGGCATCCAGATCGATCTTGACGGCCAGCACCACCATGAGCCGCCGGCATTTGACGACGAACCGAAGAAGTCGCGCAGGCGCTCAAAGAAGTCGCGGAACGCCGAAGGTGATTCGAACAAGTCACGGGGGCGTGAGTCGAAGGGCTCCTCCGCTGACGACAAGGCGAACGCGGCGAAAGACGCCGTGCAGGATCTTGTGGATTCGAAGACCGCTTCAGATGTCCACCGCCTCGAGGAGAATGAGGCCTCGCGTGCTCTCGCGAGGGCAACGATCGCTTCGATCGCCGCGGCGAGCACGGGGCACACGGCTCCCGAAGTAGTGGTCGATGGTCAGGTGATCGCGCCGGTCGAGGAGCAGCAGGCCACCGAGCCGGAAGAGAAGTCTGAGTCGGCCGGAGCGACCGAATCCCCGAGCGAAGTCGACAATGCTTCAACTGAGACCGAGGCCACGGCCGTGGATCACAGTGAGAAGCCGGAAGGCGAGTGA
- a CDS encoding cytochrome ubiquinol oxidase subunit I: MEALDLARWQFGITTVYHFIFVPLTIGLSLLVAIMQTIAVRAKDPAKADSWTRITKFFGSMLIVNFGIGIATGIVQEFQFGLNWSEYSRFVGDIFGAPLALEGLAAFFMESTFLGLWIFGWNRLPKGLHLLTIWMVALGTTLSAYFIIAANSFMQHPVAAVFNPETGRAELDPSQGGIFALLTNVTTLAAFPHVIAGAWLVAGCFVTGIAAWHMVKNHKRAEDQALTSEDQAAAAHLAKNVWRPATRFGVLVMVLSAVGLFASGDFQGKLMFEQQPMKMASAEALCHTETGANFSILSVAGPRAFSQDCADISHVIEVPYVTSILATNDPNATLKGVTELNAEYKEKYGATAVDASGKTVEVDYRPNLFVTYWSFRLMIGFAIFCGILAVWAFWITRGKGENARTSGSTWFARFAILAIPMPFLANAFGWIFTEMGRQPWIVAPSPDGDPLVRLLTMQGVSGHEGWQVIVSLVVFTLLYGVLAVVWYYLMHKQAVKDIKAPRSHLAKESAAPAELDTPTISFGY, from the coding sequence ATGGAAGCGCTCGATCTCGCGCGGTGGCAGTTCGGTATCACTACCGTCTACCACTTCATTTTCGTGCCGCTCACGATTGGTCTCTCGCTCCTTGTGGCGATCATGCAAACGATCGCCGTGCGCGCGAAGGATCCCGCGAAGGCCGATTCGTGGACGCGCATCACGAAATTCTTTGGTTCGATGCTCATCGTGAACTTCGGTATTGGCATCGCGACCGGCATCGTCCAGGAGTTCCAGTTCGGCCTCAACTGGTCTGAATACTCCCGCTTCGTGGGCGACATCTTCGGTGCACCCCTTGCTCTCGAGGGGCTCGCGGCCTTCTTTATGGAGTCAACCTTCCTCGGTCTGTGGATCTTCGGCTGGAACCGCCTCCCGAAGGGCTTGCATCTCCTCACGATCTGGATGGTGGCACTCGGCACTACTCTTTCGGCATACTTCATCATCGCCGCGAACTCCTTTATGCAGCACCCCGTCGCCGCGGTGTTCAACCCTGAGACGGGCCGCGCCGAGCTCGACCCGTCACAGGGCGGCATCTTTGCACTCCTCACGAATGTCACAACCCTCGCGGCCTTCCCCCACGTGATCGCGGGCGCATGGCTCGTGGCAGGTTGCTTCGTGACCGGTATCGCCGCCTGGCACATGGTGAAAAACCACAAGCGCGCCGAGGACCAGGCCCTGACGAGCGAGGATCAGGCCGCTGCCGCCCACCTCGCGAAGAACGTATGGCGGCCCGCGACTCGTTTCGGTGTGCTCGTCATGGTCCTTTCCGCCGTCGGCCTTTTTGCCTCGGGCGACTTCCAGGGCAAGCTCATGTTCGAGCAACAGCCCATGAAGATGGCGTCCGCTGAAGCGCTGTGCCACACCGAAACCGGCGCGAACTTCTCGATCCTCTCGGTCGCGGGTCCCCGCGCTTTCTCTCAGGACTGCGCAGACATCTCCCACGTCATCGAAGTCCCCTACGTGACGTCGATCCTCGCGACGAATGATCCGAACGCGACACTCAAGGGCGTGACCGAGCTCAACGCCGAATATAAGGAGAAATACGGCGCGACCGCCGTTGACGCGAGCGGCAAAACCGTCGAGGTTGACTACCGCCCGAACCTCTTCGTCACCTACTGGTCGTTCCGGCTCATGATCGGCTTCGCAATCTTCTGCGGCATCCTCGCCGTCTGGGCCTTCTGGATCACGCGTGGCAAGGGTGAAAACGCCCGAACCTCGGGCTCGACCTGGTTCGCGCGCTTCGCGATCCTCGCGATCCCCATGCCGTTCCTCGCGAACGCCTTCGGTTGGATCTTCACCGAGATGGGCCGCCAACCGTGGATCGTCGCGCCTTCACCCGATGGCGACCCGCTCGTACGACTCCTGACGATGCAAGGCGTCTCCGGCCACGAAGGCTGGCAGGTCATCGTCTCGCTCGTGGTCTTCACGCTCCTCTACGGTGTCCTCGCCGTTGTGTGGTACTACCTCATGCACAAGCAGGCCGTCAAAGACATCAAGGCTCCGCGCTCGCACTTGGCGAAGGAGAGTGCAGCTCCCGCTGAGCTCGATACCCCGACCATCAGCTTCGGCTACTGA
- the cydB gene encoding cytochrome d ubiquinol oxidase subunit II — protein sequence MEATFLQTLWFILVAVLFLGYFVLEGFDFGVGMNVFALGKGEEKRKNQIITTIGPVWDANEVWILVGGGALFAAFPEWYATMFSGFYLALIIILVALIVRVCAFKYRNKVESASWKFAWDICHFIGGLVPALIWGVAVGNIVRGVNMEANAGGKSVVTDSLFDLLNPFALLAGVVFVLLFWLHGTLFLALRTTGEVRHDANKLAGVIAIPTIVAAAAWVLWAQLAYSNSAWTWIPLVIAALALIGAFVLNRAGREGLAFASTSVAIGFATIMAFGAIFPNVLPAANDPALSLTVMNASSTEYTLRVMTIATVILLPIVLAYQAWAYWVFRARVTGEGFPSAHAANLARKAKEGYREAFDTES from the coding sequence ATGGAAGCAACGTTCCTACAGACCCTGTGGTTCATTCTCGTCGCAGTGCTGTTCCTCGGCTACTTCGTTCTCGAAGGCTTCGACTTCGGCGTGGGCATGAACGTCTTCGCGCTTGGGAAAGGCGAAGAAAAGCGCAAAAACCAGATCATCACCACCATCGGTCCCGTGTGGGACGCCAATGAGGTGTGGATCCTCGTGGGTGGCGGCGCCCTCTTCGCGGCTTTCCCCGAGTGGTACGCGACGATGTTCTCGGGCTTTTACCTTGCGCTCATCATCATCCTCGTGGCACTGATCGTGCGTGTCTGCGCGTTCAAGTACCGCAACAAGGTGGAAAGCGCCTCGTGGAAGTTCGCATGGGACATCTGCCATTTCATCGGCGGTCTCGTTCCGGCCCTCATCTGGGGCGTGGCAGTGGGCAACATCGTTCGCGGTGTCAACATGGAGGCGAATGCCGGTGGCAAGAGCGTCGTCACTGATTCGCTCTTCGACCTCCTGAACCCGTTCGCGCTTCTCGCAGGTGTGGTGTTCGTGCTCCTCTTCTGGCTGCACGGCACGCTGTTCCTCGCTCTTCGTACTACTGGCGAGGTTCGACACGACGCGAACAAGCTCGCGGGCGTCATCGCCATCCCGACCATCGTCGCGGCGGCAGCGTGGGTCCTGTGGGCCCAGCTCGCCTACTCGAATAGCGCCTGGACGTGGATCCCGCTCGTCATCGCGGCACTCGCCCTTATCGGGGCGTTCGTGCTGAACCGCGCAGGGCGCGAGGGCCTCGCATTTGCCTCGACGTCGGTCGCTATCGGCTTCGCCACGATCATGGCCTTCGGCGCGATCTTCCCGAACGTGCTCCCCGCCGCCAATGATCCGGCTCTCTCGCTGACCGTCATGAACGCCTCGAGCACCGAGTACACTCTTCGGGTCATGACGATCGCGACCGTCATTTTGCTCCCGATCGTTCTCGCCTACCAGGCTTGGGCCTACTGGGTCTTCCGCGCTCGCGTTACGGGCGAGGGCTTCCCGTCCGCCCACGCGGCGAACCTCGCGCGAAAGGCGAAAGAGGGCTACCGCGAAGCCTTCGATACGGAAAGCTAA